Below is a genomic region from Nitrosopumilus sp. b3.
AACTGTCAAAAATGTATCGTATAATCTCGTTTTCCATTTGTCCCCTGAAAAGAAAAACAGCCGACAAATTCATTGGCACATTGAAGTTTATCCTATAACAAAATCCTGGTCTGGTTTAGAACGTGGCTATGGTATTTTCTTAAATGATGTTTCTCCAGAACAAGCTGCTGAAAAACTTGGAGCATCTTGTAGGAAAGAATTAGCCAACTTGGTTGGTATTGTTTGATTTTTTGAATGGTTTATTTATCAACTAAATAGTGTTAGACTATGTTTAAAATTAAAATGCGAGTTGAAAATTGGCTTGCATTAACCAGTCTTGTTTTTTTTGTACTGTTTGTTGGTCAAATAATTTCTCTGGAATACTTACTGATTGATGATCAACATCCTGATCTTTTTACTCAGAACTTTATTGATTCTAAACTGTTCATGTTTTATTCAATCGGTGCTGGTCCTGCTGGAATTTTAGCTGCTGTTCCTTTTATAATGACAAAAACTTATGGTTCCAAACCCACTGGCATGATCATTGTTGCAGGCGGTGCAATTTTGTTGGTAGGGATGTTGGCCTCTTATTTCATATTGGATTCAATAAATGATGATTATGTTACTGATTATCTTCAGTTAACTCCTATATTGTTTATTATTCTCTCCATCCCTGCAATTGTTGTTGGTGCTTATTTGATGAAAGAAAAAAAGAAACGTCCAAAGAAAGAATTCTTCTAAATATTATCTAGTCTTAATTCATTTGCAACTTTCTTGAAACCAAGTTTTTCATAAAATGGTTTTACATCATCATTACAGTCTAGGATTGTCTTGTAACAGCCTCGTTTTTTCGAAATTTCAATAAGATATTTCATTATCTTCTCTCCTATTTTTTGACCCTGATGTTCTTTGCTAACTACTACATCTTCAATATGCCCAACCAAACCTCCATCATGAATGAATTTTTGCTCTATTAGCAGAGTTATTGAACCTACAATCTTTCCATCTATTTCTGCAACTGCTATGATGTGATCAGGATTGGAATTTATTTTTTCAAAAATACCATCAGCTTTTGATTTTTCAATATTACTTGCAAGTTTTAATGAATCCAATGAATTTAAAAATCCATTCCAGAGGTCTTCTTTTCTTAATTCTCTGATGATTGGTTCACTCATTTTTAATTTCAGATCTTACCTAATTTTTGGATGTATTCTTGATATGCTTTTTTGTAGGATGCCTTATTCCCAATATCTGTAAATCCATTCTTTGTAAGAAAACTACTGACTAGTTTTTTCCTACTCATGGCTTTTTTAATAACATCGTCCATTCCGAAAGGTTTGTTTTTTGGAATGTATTTTAAAATTTCAGGTTCCATAACATAGCATCCCATGTTTACATTTGCTTTTATCTCTGGTTTTTCATTCCAACTTGATACCCTTCCATTCTTTAATGTCTCGATTACCCCATATGGCAAATTAGTTTTGTACTCATTTAGACTCATGGTAACAAATGCCTTCTTTTGATTGTGCTGTTTTATCATATTTCTCAGACTAAAATTAAAAATTGAATCTCCGTATATGCAAACAAAAGTATCATCGATGAATTCCTCAGCAGTTTTTAGCTGTCCTGCAGTTGCAAGCGGTTTATCTGAAACTGCATACTCTATATTCACTCCCAATCTTTTTCCATCTTCAAAATAATCTTCAATTGTTTTTCTTAGATAACTAACACACAGTACAATTGATTTCACTCCGTTTTTTCTTGTCCATTCAATTAGATGCTCTAAAATTGGTTTCTCCCCCAGTGGCAACATAGGTTTTGGAAGAAATGTGGTGTATGGCTGTAGCCTTGTGCCTAAACCTCCGGCAAGAATTACTGCTTTCACAAACTCCATTTGAGAATTGAGTATTTATGTTCAAGGATGAGTTTTAACCAGACTCAAATAATCTTTGTAATTTTTTTTAAAATCATATCTGGTGTTTCACCAAATACTATGATCATTGGCTCTTTCCCGAAATCTCCTTTGTGATAAATTACATCTGGTACTCTTGTTGTATTTTTGACAGCTTGTTTAATTCCCCACTCAATTGTAGACCCTTTAATCTTCACATTTTTTGGCTCTTCTCTTCTATCATAACTTGAAACTATTAGTTCTGATTTTTTAATTTTTGAAATTGTACTATCTTGATATTTTATGTTTATTGCAGAACAGATCTTTGGATATTTTTTATTCATTATTAGTAATGCAGTTGCAACATGCTTTGATCCTCCATAGGATAACTCCCCTGCCACTGTAGCTGAATTTCCTGATTTTACTATTCTTCCAGAAATTCCTAGGATATCTTTTATTGATTTTGGTTTTTGCTTGGAGTATACATAATTTATTTGACATTCAGGAATACTTTTGTAAATATTTTTGATTTGAATAAATTTCTCTATGGCTTTTGATAAATCCCTATGAATGGGATCTTGAATTTCAGTGATTGCTATGCCTCCACCTACTTTTCTTGCATTTTTAATTGAGTTCTGAGTAAATTGTTGGGCAAATCTTAATGATTCTTCTATTTTTTTATTTTTTGCTAGAGCAAAAATTATGGCCGCTGAATAATTACAACCACTACCATGATTAATTTTATTAATTTTCTCCCCTGAAATGTAATATTCTTTATTTTTTTCCAAAACAAAATCTAATATTTTTTTATCACTTGTATGTACTCCAGTAATGACAACATTTTTGGCTCCCATTTTTTGAATTTTTTTTGCAACCTTTGGAATTAATTTTTTTGAAGTTATTTTGATCTTTGATAATATTTCTGCCTCATACTTGTTTGGAGTGATTACTGTAGCAAGGGGAATGATGTATTTTTGAAAATCTGAAATTGCTGATTTCTCTATTAGCATTCCACCCGTAGTTGATTTAATTACTGGATCAACAACAATTGGAATTTTCAATTTTCTTAATTTGTTATGTAGACTTTTAATAATCTGGGAACTATACACCATCCCAATTTTTATCCCATCAATTTTAAAATCTGCTATTATAGATTCAATTTGATCCTTTAGAATTTTTTGTGATACTGGTTCTGTAGTGCCAAAATTTGATGTATTTTGACTTGTGATGGCAGTAATCACTGTAAGCCCATGAACATTAAATGCTGAAAAAGTTTTGACATCACTTTGAATTCCTGCACCTGATGAGGGGTCAGAACCGCCAATTGAAAGTAAATTCATGCTTTTCTATTTTTTTTAGCACTAATTTGCTTTTACTTTGCATTTTTGAAAATTCTTCTCTTTTTGATATTGATTTTATACTTGAATAACTTTCTACACACTAATGACTAAAATTCCAATTGTCGATGACACACCAAAAGAGTTACGATGTACAACGTGTTTACTTCCAATGCAATACCAAACAAAAAAAGATAGAAAATTCCTTTGGCAGTGTTTTAAATGTGGTAAGCAGTTACTTGTGTCTACAAATAATGAAGACGTTGAAGAAAGTTGGAGTCCTCCACGATGACAGGTGTCTCTGAGATTGAATCCATAAAATCTGAAAATCAAAAACTAAGAAAATATATCTCTCTGATATCTGCTGAAATTGAATTATCTCAAAGGATAAAAGAGATAAAAGAAAATTTTACAAACTCTGATGATTCTGAACACATTATCACACCTATAATGGATAGAATTTTTAGAATAAAATCTGAAAAACTTACACTACAAAAAGAATTGAATATAGACTAATTTGAAAATTATGATGAAGATTGGGTTACACAATCAAAAGAACAAAAATCATCTTTTAAACTATAAAATTCCCTTCCACAATGCCTGCATTCTTTGATTGCTCTCATACCAATCTAATACGACATAATTGCATTTAAGATCGATCTATTTTCTTAATATAGTGTCAAACAATTCTGATGCGATCAGATTTTTTTTAATTTTTCAATACTGTTTAAATCAGGCAACAACATAGATTGTGTTATGGCAACACAGATGACTTCTGCTAGACGGGGTGTCGCAACCGATGAAATGAAACAAGTTGCAAAAGATGAAGATGTATCATTAGAATGGCTTATCCCAAAAATTGCTCGTGGCTCGATAATAATACCAAGTAACAATGTACGACCACAAAAAATTCACAATGTGGGAATAGGCAAGGGTCTTAAAACTAAAGTAAATGTAAACATTGGAACCTCCACTCTAAATGTCAACCTAGATGAAGAAATTGAAAAAGCAAAAGTTGCAGTAAAATATCATGCTGACACCATGATGGATCTTAGTGATGGTGGTGATGTTAAAATGATACGACAAACACTAATGGATTCTGCACCCATTACTTTTGGAACAGTTCCAATTTATGAGGCTTATAATTATGGTGTCGAAGTTCACAAAAACCCTTTGAATTTAACAGAAGACGATTACCTAAATGCATTTGAGAATAATGCAAAAGATGGAGTTGATTACACTACAATTCATTGTGGAATTACAAAAGATATTGCAAAAAGAATTCTCAAGGTTCAGAGATATGGTGGTGTTGTAAGTAAGGGTGGCACAATTACCGCTGCATGGATGTTAAAACATGATAAAGAAAATCCCTATTTGACTCACTATGATTATTTGATTGAGATTGCAAAAAAATATGATGTAACATTTAGCCTCGGTGATGCCCTTAGGCCAGGCTCAATCTTGGATTCTCATGATGAATTACAAGTTCAAGAGATGATCAATATCTCTCAATTAACTAAACGTGCCCATGAACAAGACATACAAGTTATGGTGGAAGGCCCTGGTCACGTTCCATTAAATGAGGTTGCAGCTAATGTACGATTGGCAAAATCCCTAATCGGTGATGTGCCATATTATGTTCTTGGTCCCTTAGTAACTGATATTGCATCTGGTCATGATCATATTGCAAGTGCTATAGGAGCTGCAGTTTCAGCAAGCGAAGGAGTGGATCTTTTATGTTATCTTACTCCTTCTGAACATTTGGCATTACCAAATGCTGATGAGGTAAAAGCAGGATTGATTGCATACAGAATTGCAGCTCATGCAGGTGATCTTGTGAAAATTCGTGACAAAGTTATCAAATGGGATATGGAAATGACTGAAGCAAGACGTACTTTGGACTGGGAAAAACAACTTGCGTTATCAATAGATCCAGAGGAAGCAGCTAAAATTCACAGTAGAACAGGACAACATCCTGGAAATAATGTTCCTTGTACTATGTGTGGTGGTGCTTGTGTTTACATGATGTTGCCACAACAAAAAAAATACGAAAAAGAAAACGATAACTTACAACAAATTGAATAATACTTTTTGAAGACTAGGGACTGTTTCATACTTTTCTAATTCTTCTATGTTTATCCATTCATACTGAGAATTTTCCCAGTTTAGTTTGACTGTTGGATTTTCTGCCTCAAACAAAAATGGGTATATCTCCCATTCATGATTTTCATATTGCGGGGAATGAACTTTCATTCCCTCTGCTGATTTTACAAGTTTTATTTTATCTTCTGCAATTCCAACTTCTTCAAAAATTTCTATCTTTGCTCTTTTTAATGGCTCTTCATTATTTTCTATGATTCCACTAACTCCTGCCCAGAGCCCTTTCATTGATTTTACTTTATCACTTCTTTTTAAAAGCAATAATTTGTCATTATTTCTAATAAACGACGTGACAATTTTTGTTGAACGCATGCCTGCTATTTTTCAACTGCTTTTACCATTTTTGTCATTCTTTTGTATGATTCAGCAACATCAGTGTGCTTGGCTAGTCTCTCTTGACATTCTTTGATGTATGTGATTACCTCTTCAGTCTTTGACTCTTGTACTGCAGTAAGTAACCTGCCAATGTCCTTCCAAAGCTCTTCTGCAACTCTTCTGATTTCTGGATTAGCAATAATTGTTTCAATCAATTCTGGGGATTCTGTCATGATACTTTCTGCTAGTGTTTTTTGAACTCTAAATGTGGTGCCAGACATTTTTTCTGTGAGATTCATTTTTTCATCTTTTGAAATAATGTTTGCAAAAACTAAGTTCATCAAATGGGTTAGTCCTAAAATAACTGCAATTTTTTTATCATGTTCTGCAGCATCAATTGTTACAAAGTTTGCACCTTCAAATAGTGTTTTTGTAACTGTAAGTTCTTTTTTAGCATCTTTAATTGGGACTGAAATTATGTTTTGACCTTTGATAGTTTTTGTTCCAGGACCAAACATTGGATGAATGCATATTGGATTAATTTTATCTGGCATTTTTGATAATGATGAAACTACTTTGGATTTTTCAGATGATATTTCTATGAGATAGGTTCCCCTCTTCATCTCTTTTGCTATTAGTCTAATAATTTCTGGTGTTCTTCTTGTTGGTGTGCATAATACTACATAATCTGCCTTTAGAATTGAACCTACTAGAGAATCTGATGAAATAATATTTTTCCCTGCAATTTTATTTTCTGAATCATATCCTGTTACTTCAAAACCTCTCTCTGCAAAATATTTGGCAAACCATTGCCCCATTTGACCTCCAGCACCGACTACTGTAATCTTCTTCATTTCTCTTCACTCATGATGTTACTCAGTATATTCATTCCCTCAATTAGTGTTTTCTCGTCTTGACATGCAGAAATTCTGATGAAATTCTTGTAATTACCAAATCCTTCACCTGGTGCTATGGCAAGTCCTTTGTCAAGACTAGAATTGGCAAATTGAATACCATCAAATCCGTTCTGATTAATTCTGGCAAAAATGTACATTGCACCATCTGGAACTACAAAATCTAGTCCCATCTTAGATGCTTTTTCAGTCAAC
It encodes:
- the thiC gene encoding phosphomethylpyrimidine synthase ThiC; its protein translation is MATQMTSARRGVATDEMKQVAKDEDVSLEWLIPKIARGSIIIPSNNVRPQKIHNVGIGKGLKTKVNVNIGTSTLNVNLDEEIEKAKVAVKYHADTMMDLSDGGDVKMIRQTLMDSAPITFGTVPIYEAYNYGVEVHKNPLNLTEDDYLNAFENNAKDGVDYTTIHCGITKDIAKRILKVQRYGGVVSKGGTITAAWMLKHDKENPYLTHYDYLIEIAKKYDVTFSLGDALRPGSILDSHDELQVQEMINISQLTKRAHEQDIQVMVEGPGHVPLNEVAANVRLAKSLIGDVPYYVLGPLVTDIASGHDHIASAIGAAVSASEGVDLLCYLTPSEHLALPNADEVKAGLIAYRIAAHAGDLVKIRDKVIKWDMEMTEARRTLDWEKQLALSIDPEEAAKIHSRTGQHPGNNVPCTMCGGACVYMMLPQQKKYEKENDNLQQIE
- a CDS encoding GNAT family N-acetyltransferase, encoding MSEPIIRELRKEDLWNGFLNSLDSLKLASNIEKSKADGIFEKINSNPDHIIAVAEIDGKIVGSITLLIEQKFIHDGGLVGHIEDVVVSKEHQGQKIGEKIMKYLIEISKKRGCYKTILDCNDDVKPFYEKLGFKKVANELRLDNI
- a CDS encoding nucleotidyltransferase family protein, which encodes MKAVILAGGLGTRLQPYTTFLPKPMLPLGEKPILEHLIEWTRKNGVKSIVLCVSYLRKTIEDYFEDGKRLGVNIEYAVSDKPLATAGQLKTAEEFIDDTFVCIYGDSIFNFSLRNMIKQHNQKKAFVTMSLNEYKTNLPYGVIETLKNGRVSSWNEKPEIKANVNMGCYVMEPEILKYIPKNKPFGMDDVIKKAMSRKKLVSSFLTKNGFTDIGNKASYKKAYQEYIQKLGKI
- the thiD gene encoding bifunctional hydroxymethylpyrimidine kinase/phosphomethylpyrimidine kinase, which gives rise to MNLLSIGGSDPSSGAGIQSDVKTFSAFNVHGLTVITAITSQNTSNFGTTEPVSQKILKDQIESIIADFKIDGIKIGMVYSSQIIKSLHNKLRKLKIPIVVDPVIKSTTGGMLIEKSAISDFQKYIIPLATVITPNKYEAEILSKIKITSKKLIPKVAKKIQKMGAKNVVITGVHTSDKKILDFVLEKNKEYYISGEKINKINHGSGCNYSAAIIFALAKNKKIEESLRFAQQFTQNSIKNARKVGGGIAITEIQDPIHRDLSKAIEKFIQIKNIYKSIPECQINYVYSKQKPKSIKDILGISGRIVKSGNSATVAGELSYGGSKHVATALLIMNKKYPKICSAINIKYQDSTISKIKKSELIVSSYDRREEPKNVKIKGSTIEWGIKQAVKNTTRVPDVIYHKGDFGKEPMIIVFGETPDMILKKITKII
- a CDS encoding NUDIX domain-containing protein, producing the protein MRSTKIVTSFIRNNDKLLLLKRSDKVKSMKGLWAGVSGIIENNEEPLKRAKIEIFEEVGIAEDKIKLVKSAEGMKVHSPQYENHEWEIYPFLFEAENPTVKLNWENSQYEWINIEELEKYETVPSLQKVLFNLL
- a CDS encoding prephenate dehydrogenase/arogenate dehydrogenase family protein; its protein translation is MKKITVVGAGGQMGQWFAKYFAERGFEVTGYDSENKIAGKNIISSDSLVGSILKADYVVLCTPTRRTPEIIRLIAKEMKRGTYLIEISSEKSKVVSSLSKMPDKINPICIHPMFGPGTKTIKGQNIISVPIKDAKKELTVTKTLFEGANFVTIDAAEHDKKIAVILGLTHLMNLVFANIISKDEKMNLTEKMSGTTFRVQKTLAESIMTESPELIETIIANPEIRRVAEELWKDIGRLLTAVQESKTEEVITYIKECQERLAKHTDVAESYKRMTKMVKAVEK